One window from the genome of Nitrospirota bacterium encodes:
- a CDS encoding sigma-54 dependent transcriptional regulator, whose amino-acid sequence MEFPVDRDILVRPPQILGKSTKILKIFKEIKKIASKDIAVLISGESGTYKELAAKAIHYSSPRKAGPFVAINLSSTPSELIEAEMFGYEKDSFPNARVKKHGKVKEADGGTLFIEEIAEMGMNLQEKFLRFMKDKDPGSGSTTGSDVRIIGATSRDIRDVVKKGQMHKDFYECFNTAQVKIPPLRELREDILPLAHYFLKQAVEKFETGPKDLSKDARDYLLKYDWPCNMRELENTMKRAAILSTGAVIRRKDLMIEDIGSCSIKEFLEEKLRRYLKEMTKLDNCNLFDTVLSEVEQSLIAIVLRETGGNQLRTAKTLGINRNTLRAKIKEYKIRI is encoded by the coding sequence ATGGAGTTCCCTGTTGACAGAGATATCTTAGTCCGGCCTCCCCAGATATTGGGAAAAAGCACCAAGATCCTGAAAATCTTCAAGGAAATTAAAAAAATAGCATCAAAAGATATCGCTGTACTGATATCCGGCGAGAGCGGTACATACAAGGAGCTTGCCGCAAAAGCTATTCATTACAGCAGCCCGCGCAAGGCAGGTCCTTTTGTTGCGATAAATCTGTCTTCTACCCCTTCCGAACTCATCGAAGCAGAGATGTTCGGATATGAAAAAGATTCTTTTCCAAATGCCAGGGTGAAAAAACACGGGAAGGTCAAAGAGGCAGACGGAGGCACGCTTTTCATCGAGGAGATAGCAGAAATGGGTATGAATCTGCAGGAGAAATTTCTCAGATTCATGAAGGACAAAGACCCGGGCAGCGGAAGTACGACGGGGTCTGATGTGAGAATAATCGGTGCAACAAGCAGGGATATAAGGGATGTCGTAAAAAAAGGACAGATGCACAAGGATTTTTATGAATGTTTCAATACCGCGCAGGTCAAGATACCTCCTCTGAGAGAACTAAGGGAGGACATTCTCCCTCTTGCACACTATTTCCTGAAGCAGGCGGTTGAGAAATTCGAGACAGGACCGAAAGACCTTTCGAAAGATGCAAGAGACTATCTTTTGAAATACGACTGGCCGTGCAATATGCGAGAGCTCGAGAATACCATGAAAAGGGCAGCAATCCTATCAACCGGCGCGGTTATCAGAAGGAAAGACCTTATGATTGAGGATATAGGTTCATGTTCGATAAAGGAGTTTCTTGAGGAGAAGCTGAGGCGTTATCTGAAAGAAATGACGAAGCTCGACAACTGTAACCTCTTCGATACCGTGCTTTCCGAAGTTGAACAGTCACTGATTGCGATTGTCCTCAGGGAGACAGGGGGCAACCAGCTCAGGACCGCAAAGACGCTCGGCATTAACAGGAACACCTTACGGGCAAAGATCAAAGAATACAAAATCCGCATATAA
- the rpsU gene encoding 30S ribosomal protein S21 — MPYVRVRESDSFENALKRFKKQCEKEGILSEIKKREHYEKPSVKRKKKALAARKKALKKFRLAVR; from the coding sequence ATGCCCTACGTGAGGGTTCGGGAGAGCGATTCCTTTGAAAATGCGCTGAAAAGATTCAAAAAACAGTGTGAAAAAGAAGGAATACTCTCCGAAATAAAAAAGAGAGAGCATTACGAAAAGCCAAGCGTCAAAAGGAAAAAAAAGGCCCTTGCTGCGCGTAAAAAAGCCCTCAAGAAATTCAGACTGGCGGTCAGGTAA